A portion of the Betta splendens chromosome 2, fBetSpl5.4, whole genome shotgun sequence genome contains these proteins:
- the spag17 gene encoding sperm-associated antigen 17 isoform X4: MAPKAAQKDRGSAQKEKGSNQKDRGSAQKEKGSNQKDRGSAQKSSAAAGAAANKNWEAGLVRAQLEEDSWPACVCFVLGSSPADEELVQVLASLFQRHRYRRFTMLNWDNTLAKIHELGNPKAKKPDNTPLFYEVTESAKVLLDAGQDIPCELMAKILKFQLLQIKAVDQQRQEAEKINTGDCLDYSNEKKTKLKRRDDVDTPKFRDEEPDIGPTHLVLVLGFYQPQLIVALDAIGVHVADVIKLCSERRQTPELHQEQHASGDSEQSLEASPVLDSDSARQEQAAQARRLHLFWSGLRPVLDSAPMNSKLHDVALLSYTVPVVLPCSHTQDPKAVLELGNQILEGVAHMISDCLVWRRQHQHYLDNLRLISVPALVKLDSQLLEAVPVSLPRVSMTVSARVKSVQEENPPQEAKLHPVGTEVDMRYYSNLLDLVSPEACSVPLLLGCMLEQVEMSTEQPVTEKPKPYDGPWLDPGVVSYMLQSFQPLVATEEERRSVLGGFLPLVKSQDDKKRLAQMFEANPAQKTPEHPVIVRHHDERALRLKDVSAVEGFDPAEVELSVMMLSPAWRLIESLAHEENRNSCWMAIKQQLQHYCTVDMVSWADVERLLHQSVLESMTLTSLDQNGVLLRSAGPLGALEPALQQTIIPWDNPPDYAQQQLHNLRTKGLTFLSEDPINTKNFSQRVGSCVDLSDIQSCRLRSLFDWHYSEWHSATVFPQVLQRASEQYCCLDTFRGSHRNVFYIFCHNPMSPHRQCKEFWDVSLHTDVKFRKYLEHVADAISDWTKEEELKREERRTVWSPTDEKTSEASKEMDTLETVIRENSLKAWKLEQECLKMEEQTKKVKKESAPKGKPPSEVDRSDNKRSKTLSPEKKSRSEMAGSADKSISTPAPPVEETKEPHQNEEAFKHFTGYRMDGKLIHVSGRLQHLFPSDGGHISVENISFVEGSSLVKLAVRKDGHHFYTHINQCIVDSVTPPTQRETSDIQKDCKESVEMKMVKQGSLSAVLNNGIHLSFSFYGPTGECIVNAQEAGGAIPESSTAVPVTPTQTADSQVQPSEFQVSHMQEKNTKESINFAVCDKQTTSLSKPFTSLNLSLPTGLLLQVLREDPEGVSSEELGMLVRQSFPLCATGAVTPPQDPSLYKELSRLVTSQGAVIRTMRDGSTEVLFADGSVSFSQDCGPVWVPDSEVEETSQEAEDNKKEQSSSTDAQRGCWTTTTPSGARICTVGTTHKHIPISPLLAYKATDPITNEVMLSREDLVVSVQNPDGSLIVEHTDGTRITSMIQNSPHILLHTGDRAESVTLKSTSECVCGCAECVCVTRCADSINEKMHIQSSCDTGEHRDSTETAHDKDSVGQACAKSESELICDEGAQSSASNGDKGVSIVKRNECEDEEESESTKERVFVVEKEGYATVVMYPERHTAHVFLADGTAVTGNNQGEYQVFPSNTGLLHVRSDGKCVYTSDSLTTPSPKSGTPTTLPGSYTFSHSDSVICDITDHDGNHFQVTEDGQVSVLNFSPASSSIKLDEEELEEEEREMAGTPVKHREHCPRLFVLHEDGSATELLSSQAVEELLYQACCDPAIAVLKEPLPDTQDEFGITILKPSHQSVWSKWLLGKQNPDITPPNLRNRGWNDFPRGETKTLGSPFGTNMGRGLTLSERFGCTTAPCPSVRSCPKVLEMRELYQHRPLTTPLKNTIDTRLKEYIEGLMEREQRSEEIKVKDPRTEEETARASEMLSLVLSFAEEEDKGPTFDKMSPEDLASLYSKGVRAEQSDVSEDTVTSASDSFTKREESKWAGNLSQYSRQELLEEKVCREALRKKNIVPYFHAENATMFQDLLQQQVPDMKALSMNLPPTPKSDSVELFLIDAPQDTARPLNATPSKSASSSAAALHRPPEKRLSNPTPQATGERHLRSSSVPFKSVQVDVTGKPRKTKVRLPASILSSKPHSEPNQQFLSLEEPVRRKCRAVSLMDAGVVVRGFVLLPPSVDFGMLQEGTSSDMTVLMKNVGVDTCRFHVKQPPSATGLRVIYNPGPVAAGLHVELKVQLFAICGVEAGVVEPKTRISQDVTIRTETDILYLPVTATVLSESLYELWVKDHTRARRGCRLKKRATHT; encoded by the exons ATGGCACCCAAAGCGGCACAGAAGGACAGGGGTTCGGCCCAGAAAGAGAAGGGCTCGAACCAGAAGGACAGGGGTTCGGCCCAGAAAGAGAAGGGCTCGAACCAGAAGGACAGGGGTTCGGCCCAGAAGTCCAGCGCTGCCGCAGGTGCAGCTGCGAACAAGAACTGGGAGGCTGGTCTCGTCAGAGCTCAGCTTGAAGAA GACTCGTGgccggcctgtgtgtgttttgtgcttgGGAGCAGTCCAGCGGATGAGGAACTGGTCCAGGTTCTGGCTTCGCTCTTTCAGCGACATCGATACAGACGCTTCACCATGTTAAACTGGGACAACACACTTGCCAAG ATTCATGAACTAGGGAACCCCAAAGCAAAAAAACCTGACAATACCCCACTGTTCTATGAG GTGACGGAGTCTGCGAAGGTGCTGCTGGATGCAGGACAGGATATTCCCTGTGAATTGATGGCAAAAATACTGAAATTCCAGCTGCTACAAATTAAAGCTGTTGACCAGCAGAGACAAGAAGCTGAGAAG ATAAACACTGGAGACTGCCTGGATTATTCCAATGAGAAGAAGACCAAGCTGAAACGCAGGGACGACGTTGATACGCCTAAGTTTAGAG ATGAGGAGCCAGACATTGGTCCTACACACTTGGTCCTGGTTCTTGGATTCTACCAGCCCCAGCTGATCGTTGCCCTTGACGCCATAGGTGTACATGTAGCTGATGTCATTAAACTGTGTTCAGAGCGAAGACAGACGCCTGAGTTGCATCAGGAACAACACGCTTCTGGTGACAGTGAGCAGAGTCTGGAGGCATCTCCAGTTTTGGACTCGG ACTCAGCCAGGCAGGAGCAGGCTGCACAGGCCAGGAGGTTGCATCTGTTCTGGTCAGGTCTGAGGCCAGTTTTGGATAGTGCACCAATGAACTCTAAGCTCCACGATGTGGCTCTGCTCAGCTACACTGTCCCTGTTGTCTTACCTTGCTCACACACTCAGGACCCCAAAGCTGTG CTGGAGTTGGGAAACCAAATATTAGAGGGTGTTGCCCATATGATCTCTGACTGCCTTGTCTGGCGCAGGCAACATCAACACTACCTAGACAACCTCAGACTCATCAGTGTTCCTGCACTTGTGAAGTTGGATTCTCAGCTTTTGGAG GCCGTGCCTGTTTCTTTGCCCAGAGTCTCCATGACTGTAAGCGCCAGGGTAAAATCAGTGCAGGAGGAAAATCCACCACAAG AAGCCAAGTTACATCCTGTCGGTACTGAGGTGGACATGCGTTACTATAGCAACCTATTGGACCTGGTTTCCCCTGAAGCCTGCTCAGTGCCTCTTCTGTTGGGCTGTATGCTGGAGCAG GTAGAGATGTCCACAGAGCAGCCGGTCACTGAGAAGCCTAAACCTTATGATGGACCCTGGTTGGACCCTGGTGTGGTCAGCTACATGCTGCAAAGCTTCCAGCCTCTGGTGGCcacagaagaggagagaagaagcgTGTTAGGAGGTTTCCTGCCTCTGGTGAAGAGTCAGGACGACAAGAAG AGATTGGCGCAGATGTTTGAAGCAAACCCTGCTCAGAAGACGCCGGAGCATCCTGTCATTGTCAGACACCATGATGAGAGAGCACTACGTCTGAAGGACGTCAGT GCAGTGGAGGGCTTTGATCCAGCAGAGGTGGAGTTGTCTGTGATGATGCTGTCTCCTGCGTGGCGCCTGATCGAGTCTCTAGCTCATGAGGAAAACAGAAACTCCTGTTGGATGGCAATCAAACAGCAGCTACAACACTACTGCACAGTTG ATATGGTGTCATGGGCTGATGTGGAGCGCCTGCTTCATCAGAGTGTACTGGAGTCTATGACGCTGACCAGTCTGGACCAGAACGGTGTGCTCCTGAGAAGCGCAGGCCCTCTGGGAGCACTGGAACCAGCTCTACAGCAGACAATAATCCCCTGGGACAACCCACCAGACTATGcccaacagcagctccacaacCTCAGAACTAAAG GTCTAACATTTCTCAGTGAGGATCCCATTAACACAAAG AATTTCAGCCAGAGAGTAGGCAGCTGCGTGGACCTGTCCGACATtcagagctgcaggctgaggtCTCTGTTTGACTGGCACTATTCTGAATGGCACAGTGCTACTGTCTTCCCACAG GTTCTCCAGCGGGCCTCTGAACAATACTGCTGCTTAGACACATTCAGAGGAAGTCATAGGAacgtgttttacattttttgccACAATCCCATGAGTCCTCATCGCCAGTGCAAGGAATTCTGGGATGTATCTCTTCACACTGACGTCAAGTTCAG AAAGTACTTGGAGCATGTGGCAGATGCTATTTCAGACTGGACTAAAGAGGAGGAATTAAAGAGGGAAGAAAGAAGGACAGTTTGGTCTCCAACAG ATGAAAAGACTTCAGAGGCTTCAAAGGAGATGGATACTTTGGAAACCGTCATAAGAGAAAACTCCCTCAAA GCCtggaagctggagcaggagtgTCTAAAGATGGAGGAACAgactaaaaaagtaaaaaaggagAGCGCACCAAAAGGCAAACCGCCATCTGAGGTGGATAGGTCAGACAACAAGAGGAGTAAAACATTATCTCCAGAGAAGAAGAGTAGATCAGAAATGGCAGGAAGCGCAGACAAGTCTATTTCTACTCCAGCGCCCCCAGTGGAGGAAACGAAAGAGCCGCATCAGAATGAGGAGGCCTTTAAG CATTTTACAGGCTATCGCATGGATGGAAAGTTGATCCATGTGTCAGGTCGTCTCCAGCATCTTTTCCCTTCAGATGGAGGCCACATCAGTGTGGAGAACATCAGCTTTGTTGAAG GTTCAAGCCTTGTGAAACTCGCTGTGAGAAAAGACGGTCatcatttttacacacacatcaacCAGTGTATTGTTGATTCTGTAACACCTCCCACTCAGAGAGAGACTAGTGATATACAGAAGGACTGTAAAG AGTCGGTGGAGATGAAAATGGTAAAGCAGGGCTCTCTCTCAGCGGTGCTAAATAACGGAATCCACCTGTCATTCAGTTTCTACGGACCCACGGGGGAATGCATAG TGAATGCACAAGAGGCTGGAGGGGCAATCCCAGAATCCTCCACTGCTGTTCCTgtcactcccacacagacagcagacagTCAGGTCCAACCTTCAGAGTTCCAGGTTTCACacatgcaggaaaaaaacacaaaagaaagcATAAAT TTCGCCGTGTGTGACAAGCAGACAACATCATTATCCAAACCATTCACCAGCCTCAACCTGTCACTTCCTACTGGTTTACTGCTACAGGTTCTGAGAGAGGACCCTGAAG GAGTGTCCTCAGAGGAGCTGGGTATGCTGGTGAGACAGAGCTTTCCTCTCTGTGCTACAGGAGCAGTGACGCCCCCTCAGGACCCCTCCCTCTACAAAGAACTATCTCGTCTTGTCACCAGTCAGGGAGCTGTGATCCGGACAATGAGAGACGGGTCCACGGAG gtccTGTTTGCAGATGGCTCAGTTAGCTTTAGCCAGGACTGTGGTCCAGTGTGGGTGCCTGACTCTGAAGTTGAAGAGACTtcccaggaggctgaggacaaCAAGAAAG AGCAAAGCTCAAGTACGGATGCCCAGAGAGGTTGTTGGACAACTACGACTCCATCTGGGGCTCGCATCTGCACTGTAGggaccacacacaaacacatacccATCAGTCCTCTTCTTGCTTATAAGGCTACAGACCCCATCACCAATGAG GTGATGCTGAGTCGAGAGGATCTAGTAGTATCCGTCCAGAACCCAGATGGCTCACTCATTGTGGAGCACACAGATGGAACCCGGATCACCAGCATGATCCAAAATAGCCCACACATCCTGCTGCACACAG GAGATCGGGCTGAGAGTGTGACCCTTAAGTCCACTTCTGAATGTGTATGCGGTTGcgccgagtgtgtgtgtgtcacaaggTGTGCAGACAGCATTAATGAGAAAATGCACATCCAGAGTAGCTGTGACACTGGGGAGCACAGGGACAGCACGGAAACAGCACATGACAAGGACAGCGTGGGACAAGCCTGTGcaaagtctgagtctgagcttaTCTGTGATGAAGGCGCTCAAAGCAGTGCATCTAATGGAGACAAGGGTGTTTCTATAGTTAAGAGGAATGaatgtgaggatgaggaggagagcgagtcAACCAAGGAGCGAGTGTTtgtggtggagaaggagggcTATGCCACTGTGGTGATGTATCCAGAGCGACACACAGCTCATGTGTTTTTAGCTGATGGAACTGCCGTCACTGGAAACAACCAAGGAGAATATCAG GTTTTCCCATCTAATACCGGGCTGTTGCACGTCCGAAGTGATGGGAAGTGTGTTTACACGTCTGACTCGCTTACAACCCCCAGTCCAAAGAGCGGTACccctaccaccctcccaggaaGCTACACCTTCAGTCACTCTGATTCAGTGATCTGTGACATTACAGACCATGATGGAAACCACTTCCAG GTGACTGAGGACGGGCAGGTATCAGTCCTGAATTTCAGTCCTGCTTCAAGCTCCATTAAACTTGATGAGGaagagttggaggaggaggagagagaaatggCTGGGACTCCTGTAAAACACAGAGAACACTGTCCAAG GTTATTTGTGTTGCATGAGGATGGATCAGCTACTGAACTGCTGAGCTCTcaggctgtggaggagctgctctaTCAGGCGTGTTGTGACCCTGCCATAGCCGTGCTGAAGGAACCACTGCCAGACACACAAG ATGAATTTGGCATTACCATCTTGAAGCCCAGCCATCAGAGCGTGTGGTCCAAGTGGTTGCTAGGGAAACAAAATCCTGACATCACCCCTCCCAACCTCAGAAACCGTGGCTGGAATGACTTCCCTAGAGGAGAG ACGAAGACCCTGGGTTCTCCATTTGGTACCAACATGGGTCGAGGTTTGACTCTAAGCGAGAGGTTTGGTTGTACCACAGCACCGTGTCCATCTGTCAGAAGTTGCCCTAAAGTCCTGGAGATGAGGGAGCTTTACCAGCACAGGCCACTTACCACACCCCTCAAAAACACTATAGACACACGACTAAAG GAATATATAGAAGGTTTGATGGAGCGGGAGCAACGATCAGAGGAGATCAAAGTCAAAGACCCCCGCACTGAGGAAGAGACCGCCCGTGCAAGCGAGATGCTCAGCCTAGTCCTG TCTTTTGCAGAGGAAGAGGATAAAGGCCCGACCTTTGACAAGATGTCTCCTG aggatCTTGCCAGTCTCTACAGCAAAGGAGTCAGAGCTGAGCAGTCAGATGTCTCAGAAGACACAGTCACATCAGCTAGTGACAG TTTTACAAAGAGAGAAGAGTCAAAATGGGCTGGAAATCTTTCACAGTACAG CAGGCAGGAGTTGCTTGAGGAGAAGGTTTGTAGAGAGGCCTTGAGGAAGAAAAACATTGTTCCTTATTTCCACGCCGAAAATGCCACAATGTTCCAG GATCTTCTACAACAACAAGTGCCAGACATGAAGGCTCTCTCCATGAATCTCCCTCCGACCCCCAAATCAGACAGTGTTGAGTTGTTCCTGATAGATGCCCCACAAGACA cgGCACGGCCCTTAAACGCAACACCCTCCAAATCAGCAAG tagcagtgcagcagcactCCACAGGCCTCCTGAAAAAAGACTCTCAAACCCCACACCACAGGCGACCG GTGAAAGGCATTTGAGGAGTTCATCTGTCCCATTCAAGTCAGTCCAAGTGGATGTGACTGGGAAACCTCGGAAAACTAAAGTCCGCCTACCGGCCTCCATCCTCAGCTCCAAACCCCACAGTGAACCAAACCAGCAG TTCCTGTCACTGGAGGAGCCGGTGAGGAGGAAATGCCGAGCGGTTTCTCTGATGGATGCGGGCGTCGTGGTGAGGGGCTTCGTCCTCCTCCCGCCCAGCGTTGACTTCGGCATGCTGCAGGAGGGCACCTCCTCAGACATGACTGTGCTGATGAAGAACGTGGGCGTTGACACCTGCAG GTTCCATGTGAAGCAGCCTCCTTCTGCGACAGGCCTGCGGGTCATCTACAACCCTGGGCCT GTGGCTGCAGGTCTGCATGTTGAACTGAAGGTCCAGCTGTTCGCCATATGTGGAGTGGAAGCAGGAGTAGTGGAGCCAAAGACACGCATCTCCCAGGACGTCACCATCCGTACGGAGACAGACATCCTCTACCTGCCCGTCACTGCGA CCGTCCTGTCTGAGAGCCTGTACGAGCTCTGGGTTAAAGATCACACCAGAGCACGGAGAGGCTGCAGGCTGAAGAAgagggccacacacacatga